The Amycolatopsis mongoliensis genome includes a window with the following:
- a CDS encoding AraC family transcriptional regulator — protein MLLGEVDLPAGTWFPWHEHPVHQLVWSARGVVAVKAGDAGWVLPPTRALWIPAGVRHRTGALGRAALRGIYADPALSPVSWPVPRMVVVRPLLRELLEYLTGDSVAPAARVRAEAVAFDLLEPWDVAPIVVPSPADPRARDVETAVLANPADPRSLAEFGRAVGAAERTLARIFVRECRMPFGTWRTQVRLRASLPLLAQGAPLEGVAHRVGYSSASAFVAAFRRAVGVTPGAYFAG, from the coding sequence ATGCTCCTCGGCGAGGTCGACCTGCCCGCCGGCACCTGGTTCCCCTGGCACGAGCACCCGGTGCACCAGCTGGTCTGGTCGGCCCGCGGGGTCGTCGCGGTCAAGGCGGGCGACGCGGGCTGGGTCCTCCCGCCGACCCGGGCGCTGTGGATCCCGGCGGGCGTCCGGCACCGCACGGGCGCGCTCGGCCGGGCGGCGCTGCGCGGCATCTACGCCGATCCCGCGTTGTCCCCGGTGTCGTGGCCCGTACCCAGGATGGTGGTCGTCCGCCCGCTGCTGCGCGAGCTCCTGGAGTACCTGACCGGCGACAGCGTGGCCCCGGCGGCGCGGGTGCGGGCCGAGGCGGTGGCGTTCGACCTGCTGGAGCCGTGGGACGTGGCCCCGATCGTGGTCCCGTCCCCGGCCGACCCGCGAGCCCGCGACGTCGAGACGGCGGTGCTGGCGAATCCGGCGGACCCGCGGAGCCTGGCGGAGTTCGGCAGGGCGGTCGGAGCGGCGGAGCGGACGCTGGCGCGGATCTTCGTCCGCGAGTGCCGGATGCCGTTCGGGACCTGGCGCACACAGGTGCGGCTGCGGGCGTCGCTGCCGTTGCTGGCGCAGGGAGCGCCGCTGGAGGGCGTGGCCCACCGGGTGGGGTACAGCTCGGCGAGCGCGTTCGTCGCGGCCTTCCGGCGGGCGGTGGGGGTCACGCCGGGGGCGTACTTCGCGGGCTGA
- a CDS encoding class I SAM-dependent methyltransferase yields the protein MPMNLIHRKICSSEKWAATVEERLAPWLRARDLGDDVLEIGPGFGATTKVLLDVVPKLTVLEIDHASSKLLRAKYGDRAEVVEGSGAEMPFEDRRFSAVVCFTMLHHVPTRQLQDAIFAEAARVLRPGGTYCGSDSQLSFRFRLLHIGDTMNVIDAATFPGRLEKAGFEQVSVDLRPKERVTFSAVKPG from the coding sequence ATGCCGATGAACCTGATCCACCGCAAGATCTGCAGCTCGGAGAAGTGGGCGGCCACCGTCGAGGAACGGCTGGCACCGTGGCTGAGGGCCCGCGACCTCGGTGACGACGTCCTCGAAATCGGGCCCGGCTTCGGCGCCACCACGAAGGTGCTGCTCGACGTCGTCCCGAAGCTGACGGTGCTGGAGATCGACCACGCCTCGAGCAAGCTGCTGCGCGCGAAGTACGGCGACCGCGCCGAGGTCGTCGAGGGCAGCGGCGCGGAGATGCCCTTCGAAGACCGCCGGTTCTCGGCCGTCGTCTGCTTCACGATGCTGCACCACGTGCCGACCCGGCAGCTGCAGGACGCGATCTTCGCCGAGGCCGCACGGGTCCTGCGCCCCGGCGGCACGTACTGCGGCAGCGACAGCCAGCTCAGCTTCCGCTTCCGGCTGCTGCACATCGGCGACACGATGAACGTCATCGACGCGGCGACCTTCCCGGGCCGCCTCGAGAAGGCCGGGTTCGAGCAGGTCAGCGTGGACCTCCGGCCGAAGGAGCGGGTAACCTTCTCGGCCGTGAAGCCCGGCTAG